The following proteins are co-located in the Paralichthys olivaceus isolate ysfri-2021 chromosome 2, ASM2471397v2, whole genome shotgun sequence genome:
- the pltp gene encoding phospholipid transfer protein, with protein MFRFRMTSSLLSLLLIMSLVSSIVAAAEPAGCKIRITDKGLEMLKFETQKFVEEELSNISMPEMRGKEGRFQYTITDVKITELNLTHADLRFIPEVGLLFDVQNSSITLTFHRRILYWFFYDTGNINASAEGVNINTALNLIRDDEGRLKINNITCDARISKMKAKFSGTLGRVYDFLATFLTTGMRFILNQKICPALDHAALVQVNSMLETIPVKTEVDRFIGIDYSLIDDPLVTSRSLDMNFRGMFFELRDPNDTLVNIAVDPVIRDYDRMVYLALSEFFFDSGLFAYYKAEIFQMHIINEKMPKDLEMLLRTTYFGVIMMQNPALMDAPMSLQLAVNSPPKTTIKTSGATVDMTAIVKVMVLPPGQPPVQLSSLTMQTKFNAKVSMKGKRLAVHADLRRFKLFSNQSALESLALIPLQAPLKTMLQMSVVPLINNWTKRGVQIPLADGMDFIEEVVEYHNGFIVIGANLHFSKGLREMISGSNETEPDV; from the exons tgaAGTTTGAGACTCAGAAGTTTGTGGAAGAGGAGCTCAGTAACATCAGTATGCCGGAGATGAGGGGCAAAGAGGGACGGTTCCAGTACACCATCACTGA TGTGAAGATCACAGAGTTGAATCTGACTCATGCTGATCTACGATTCATCCCTGAAGTTGGTTTGTTGTTCGATGTTCAGAACTCATCGATCACATTGACTTTCCACCGACGGATCCTTTACTGGTTCTT CTACGACACAGGAAACATCAACGCTTCGGCCGAAGGAGTGAACATCAACACGGCTCTGAATCTGATCCGAGACGATGAAGGACGACTGAAGATCAATAACATCACCTGCGACGCCAGAATCTCCAAAATGAAAGCAAAGTTCAGCGGAACGCTCGG gagAGTTTATGACTTCCTGGCAACTTTTCTGACGACAGGCATGCGCTTCATCCTCAATCAAAAG atCTGTCCGGCTCTGGATCATGCTGCTCTGGTTCAGGTTAACTCGATGTTGGAGACGATCCCTGTGAAGACGGAGGTTGATCGGTTTATTGGAATCGATTATTCTCTGATCGATGATCCCTTGGTGACGTCCAGGAGCCTCGACATGAACTTCAGG GGGATGTTTTTCGAGCTGCGTGATCCGAATGACACTTTGGTGAACATCGCTGTTGACCCGGTCATCAGAGACTACGACCGGATGGTTTACCTCGCTCTCTCCGAGTTCTTCTTTGACAGCGGATTGTTCGCGTACTACAAAGCAGAAATCTTCCAGATGCACATAATCAATGAGAAG ATGCCTAAAGATCTGGAGATGTTGTTGAGAACCACTTACTTTGGAGTCATCATGATGCAG AACCCGGCTCTGATGGATGCTCCGATGTCGCTTCAACTCGCCGTCAACTCACCTCCGAAAACCACCATTAAGACGTCAGGAGCAACGGTTGACATGACGGCTATTGTGAAGGTGATGGTTCTGCCTCCAGGTCAGCCTCCGGTCCAACTCAGCAGCTTGACCATg CAAACAAAGTTTAACGCCAAGGTTTCTATGAAAGGAAAACGTCTGGCTGTTCACGCCGACCTccgcag GTTTAAACTCTTCTCTAATCAATCGGCTCTGGAGTCTCTGGCT ttgaTTCCTCTGCAGGCTCCTCTAAAGACCATGTTACAGATGTCTGTGGTTCCTTTAATCAACA actggacaaagcGAGGAGTTCAGATTCCTCTGGCTGATGGGATGGATTTCATCGAGGAGGTGGTTGAATATCACAAT GGTTTCATAGTGATCGGAGCGAATCTTCACTTCAGCAAAGGCCTGAGAGAAATGATCTCAGGAAGCAATGAGACGGAACCAGAcgtctaa